A section of the Pochonia chlamydosporia 170 chromosome 2, whole genome shotgun sequence genome encodes:
- a CDS encoding C6 transcription factor (similar to Neosartorya fischeri NRRL 181 XP_001264222.1) gives MTSLLNKTDSGPPPPRQIRFVNNQGQPPSKRRRINAACLTCRRRKTRCAGERPVCSTCTKNGHQCQGYPEDNRKDTPGEGLDAAKLCTEEDEIAIEDIPTVEDFKNVAPKKPDSIPAIATANKNGNGHGSAHDHNKLGSASPYHKSAVVRNPSPTIEPPQTDRDMLKPPVSPPTHHASHPTASTDDIPSSPTLRRNYNHRVPYFRYFGPTAIVPGFKQMVVSVRDRRRSTGGSQSATSPLSNPSGIRGSSIAAGSDTVVEDMPVYDPSSHLPVHPLIVALVRTFFQHLGCNYPFLKQPKFIQMVMEKRVEPILVDAICAIAARFSDTSHVTVGSEKMPRTERGQVFAQRAKQATVETFPCPSVGAVQALLLMAYEGFGANQDSALWMYLGLAIRMAVDLGLQKRVGIQYQGEKDPWYTRHRSRGNGDSESPEDRKTSESDALSLEEQKEVEQERIDTFWAVFFLDRVISSGTGRPVTFRDDDFELPFPAASVDAATGWPMPFPVLLHIIHLYGRVSDVLNNIRDARDLTEDKWSKLAKMEHEVTKMYKNWDTRLQFNVANFKAYLHNGQGTTFILLHFWFHALFIVLHQPTLLTPFGELRTEHQLLPDSRELSMSSAKTICDILSFADLIDPISFIGNPFTSQPIYIAACAFLMESSANASEGPSREGSPPAMAKRSTAQPKATNTKHSRHSLLASAANQNYQRCYNSLQQMHAYWGGVKYILTALDQKAKGIWDCETYTLEEYESTKTPPIQPGGAGDFGHLTQASPKIGPPPIAWTLAGTANSPSSNLTLMYQSSNGLVVSNGPPPNVQSVQQRQASTPPGNMLYDPIRQSMPAEPGSMYPPAVPPSNLGGPVASPRWTRARRPSTLSNTVGQTPAVAANDGFSDSGGEGAKVYVPSGFTPGSHHSAGYETYNASPASNIADGNLQGQSRGGTTPSSNAYYSHNIPYQSSWGFGNGNMDGITFDSQDIDIGALGLQQPDVMSGWLEYMPGDVLGLFENHDVNNGHGGQGR, from the exons ATGACCTCACTCCTCAACAAGACGGATTCGGGtcctccgccgcctcgcCAGATCCGTTTCGTTAATAACCAGGGCCAACCGCCGTCCAAGCGACGAAGAATCAACGCTGC TTGCTTGACATGCCGACGAAGGAAAACGAGATGCGCGGGCGAGCGACCGGTGTGTTCAACATGCACGAAAAATGGCCATCAGTGCCAAGGATATCCAGAAGATAATCGAAAAGACACCCCCGGCGAAGGGCTTGACGCCGCCAAGCTGTGCACCGAGGAGGATGAAATCGCTATAGAAGATATTCCGACCGTGGAAGACTTCAAGAATGTTGCGCCGAAGAAACCCGATTCAATACCGGCGATTGCTACCGCAAACAAGAATGGCAACGGTCATGGCAGCGCTCATGACCACAACAAGCTTGGCTCTGCATCTCCATATCACAAAAGTGCTGTCGTTCGCAACCCATCGCCTACTATCGAACCACCCCAAACAGATAGAGACATGCTCAAGCCTCCCGTTTCTCCACCGACTCATCATGCTTCTCATCCCACTGCAAGTACCGACGACATTCCAAGCTCGCCGACTTTGCGCCGCAACTACAATCACCGCGTTCCGTATTTTAGATACTTTGGCCCAACCGCCATCGTGCCGGGGTTCAAGCAGATGGTCGTCTCTGTTCGAGACCGACGCAGGTCCACTGGGGGGTCGCAGTCCGCAACATCTCCATTGTCAAACCCGAGCGGTATCCGTGGAAGCAGTATCGCCGCAGGTAGTGACACTGTGGTTGAGGACATGCCGGTTTATGATCCTAGCAGCCACCTGCCCGTTCATCCGCTTATTGTGGCCTTGGTCAGAACTTTCTTCCAACACCTAGGCTGCAACTACCCTTTCCTAAAACAACCCAAGTTTATCCaaatggtgatggagaagagggTTGAGCCAATACTGGTGGATGCTATCTGCGCAATTGCGGCAAGATTTTCCGATACTTCTCACGTAACCGTTGGGAGCGAGAAAATGCCTAGGACAGAGAGAGGCCAAGTCTTTGCTCAGCGAGCCAAGCAAGCCACTGTTGAAACCTTTCCGTGTCCATCGGTTGGAGCAGTTCAAGCATTGCTTCTTATGGCTTATGAAGGTTTTGGGGCGAACCAAGACAGTGCATTGTGGATGTACCTTGGGCTTGCGATTCGAATGGCAGTCGATTTGGGTTTGCAAAAACGTGTTGGTATACAATATCAAGGTGAAAAGGATCCGTGGTATACCAGACACAGAAGCCGTGGAAATGGAGATTCGGAGAGTCCTGAAGACAGAAAGACTAGTGAGTCGGATGCCCTGAGCCTTGAAGAGCAGAAGGAGGTGGAGCAAGAACGCATCGACACCTTTTGGGCCGTGTTTTTCTTGGACCGGGTCATCTCGTCTGGTACTGGGAGACCGGTAACATTTCGGGATGACGATTTTGAGCTACCCTTCCCTGCCGCAAGTGTGGATGCTGCGACGGGATGGCCTATGCCGTTTCCTGTCCTTCTacacatcatccacctctATGGACGCGTTTCTGACGTGCTGAACAATATTCGCGACGCCCGCGACCTTACCGAAGACAAATGGAGCAAGCTGGCCAAAATGGAGCACGAGGTTACGAAAATGTACAAGAACTGGGATACCCGCCTACAATTCAATGTCGCCAACTTCAAGGCGTATTTGCACAATGGACAAGGGACAACATTTATCCTTCTACATTTTTGGTTTCACGCTCTGTTTATTGTTCTACACCAGCCAACTCTCTTGACACCATTTGGGGAACTTCGAACTGAGCACCAGCTTCTCCCTGACAGCCGAGAGCTAAGCATGAGCAGTGCCAAAACAATTTGCGACATTTTGTCATTTGCAGATCTCATAGATCCAATTAGCTTCATTGGTAACCCATTTACCAGCCAGCCTATATATATTGCCGCCTGTGCTTTCCTCATGGAATCAAGCGCGAATGCCTCAGAAGGTCCCTCCAGAGAGGGTTCACCCCCGGCCATGGCGAAACGTTCCACGGCCCAGCCAAAAGCTACAAACACCAAGCACTCGAGACACTCGCTTCTTGCTTCCGCTGCCAACCAAAATTATCAGCGATGTTATAATTCGTTACAGCAGATGCACGCCTACTGGGGAGGTGTTAAGTACATTCTAACAGCTCTGGACCAAAAGGCAAAAGGAATCTGGGACTGTGAGACATACACGCTGGAAGAGTACGAGAGCACAAAGACACCACCTATTCAGcctggcggtgctggcgaCTTTGGTCACTTGACACAAGCTTCACCAAAAATTGGACCTCCGCCCATTGCTTGGACTTTGGCTGGAACCGCAAACTCACCGAGTTCAAATTTAACCTTGATGTATCAAAGCTCGAATGGGCTTGTAGTCAGTAATGGCCCGCCTCCAAATGTACAAAGCGTCCAGCAACGCCAAGCAAGCACACCGCCAGGAAATATGCTTTACGATCCCATTAGGCAGAGCATGCCTGCGGAGCCGGGTAGCATGTATCCCCCGGCGGTTCCACCATCAAATTTGGGCGGCCCAGtagcttctcctcgatggACGCGGGCGAGGCGACCATCCACATTATCGAACACGGTCGGCCAAACTCCCGCCGTGGCTGCGAACGATGGCTTTTCTGATTCCGGGGGTGAAGGAGCAAAAGTGTATGTGCCCTCTGGGTTTACCCCTGGCAGCCATCATTCTGCTGGTTATGAGACATACAACGCGTCGCCGGCTAGCAACATTGCAGATGGCAACTTGCAAGGCCAAAGTCGTGGGGGCACAACACCGAGTAGCAACGCCTACTACTCACATAACATTCCATATCAGTCATCCTGGGgttttggaaatggaaacATGGACGGGATTACGTTTGACAGTCAAGATATCGATATTGGTGCCTTGGGTCTGCAGCAACCAGACGTTATGAGTGGATGGCTCGAATATATGCCTGGTGACGTACTTGGCTTGTTCGAGAACCACGATGTGAATAATGGACACGGCGGCCAAGGGCGCTAG
- a CDS encoding fungal specific transcription factor domain-containing protein, translating into MATEKMLLYTRVAAPKAPKKRSRAGCNYCKDKKKKCDEVRPACGRCQEHGEDCHYEPIKPRQRRRVENADKTASTAEPPQMSEDMADNLSAQTESDSQLALTNTSTYHNEEHFVGWDMSGFRSSDHGHQSFSHFEAEPSFTLKHEKYFFFDGLDIPSNSSQSPSLALIAPAVNPSPLFEFYAPAFEEFSSDHHHRLLMNHFCNTLSHLIVLREDEGNPFQQLVLPLAYNSSAVKAAVYALASAHLEGKGVQKLENDEKSLQFHNEAIRSLAKLIEKGDNANKNELLATIILLVYYEVLVQRRRSNLVEGHLKGAMAIMGNGPSSNDRTSLFLDRAFRFYDVIAALSSGSAPISDGSSCDSFTGLLQADSQGLPPSPASVDALLGLATSLWPVIHRLSGLLALKNEVEESVAHGDLSSTTQLQTKFDTECAAVESSLDEWQPMIPADCNLQTDLGCPTANSGVKMKQLQSIFNTALAYRHSALVYLYRTIYDCSRDHPVVQRHTSISLVHCEATVRHEGPMGALLWPLFVASCEAVAQTDRHLASEAFRGIGQRQGMTNIDRAWEVVQEVWNRADEAESIESDMAMTSEQSRKDLWRRVSEDMGMTIVFG; encoded by the exons ATGGCAACTGAAAAGATGCTCTTGTATACGAGGGTGGCCGCCCCTAAAGCCCCCAAAAAGCGGTCACGGGCCG GCTGTAACTATTG TAAGGACAAG AAAAAGAAGTGCGATGAAGTTCGACCAGCCTGTGGAAGATGCCAGGAGCATGGTGAGGATTGCCATTACGAACCAATAAAACCTCGCCAACGCCGCAGGGTTGAGAATGCCGACAAGACTGCATCAACCGCTGAACCACCGCAGATGTCAGAAGACATGGCGGATAACTTGTCAGCACAAACAGAATCAGACTCTCAGCTCGCATTGACGAATACGTCTACTTACCACAACGAGGAGCACTTTGTTGGATGGGATATGTCCGGTTTCAGGTCCTCTGACCATGGACACCAGTCCTTCTCGCACTTTGAAGCCGAGCCATCCTTTACGCTGAAACACGAAAAATATTTCTTTTTTGACGGGCTCGATATTCCGTCCAATTCCAGCCAAAGCCCGTCTCTCGCTTTGATTGCACCTGCAGTGAATCCGTCACCGCTGTTCGAATTCTATGCCCCAGCATTCGAGGAGTTTTCTAGCGaccaccatcatcgtcttctcaTGAATCACTTTTGCAACACACTCTCACATTTGATAGTATtgagagaagatgagggaAACCCTTTTCAGCAACTTGTCCTTCCACTTGCCTATAACAGCTCGGCTGTCAAGGCTGCAGTATATGCCCTTGCCAGCGCACATCTGGAAGGCAAAGGGGTCCAAAAGCTGGAAAACGACGAAAAGAGCCTTCAGTTTCATAATGAAGCCATCCGTAGCTTAGCAAAACTCATAGAGAAGGGCGATAATGCCAACAAGAATGAGCTGCTGGCTACCATCATTTTATTGGTATATTACGAGGTG CTCGTACAAAGACGACGATCGAATCTCGTCGAAGGTCACTTAAAAGGGGCCATGGCAATAATGGGAAATGGGCCGAGTTCAAATGATCGGACGAGTTTGTTCCTGGACAGG GCATTCCGATTTTATGACGTAATTGCAGCTTTATCATCTGGATCCGCACCGATCTCAGACGGCTCGAGTTGTGACAGTTTCACTGGTCTACTCCAAGCCGATTCTCAGGGCCTGCCGCCGTCACCAGCCAGCGTGGATGCGCTGCTTGGTCTCGCTACATCTTTGTGGCCAGTAATTCACAGACTCTCCGGCCTCCTTGCTCTAAAgaatgaagttgaagaatCGGTAGCACATGGTGACTTATCCAGCACTACACAACTCCAAACAAAATTTGATACGGAGTGTGCTGCTGTCGAATCTTCCCTCGATGAGTGGCAGCCCATGATACCAGCCGACTGCAACCTTCAGACTGACCTGGGATGCCCAACAGCAAATTCTGGAGTAAAGATGAAACAGCTTCAAAGTATCTTCAATACAGCCCTTGCTTACAGACACTCGGCCCTAGTATACTTGTACAGAACCATTTACGACTGTTCACGAGACCATCCTGTGGTGCAGCGTCATACCTCCATCAGTCTTGTACACTGCGAGGCGACGGTGAGACACGAAGGGCCAATGGGTGCTCTGCTCTGGCCCTTGTTTGTAGCGTCTTGCGAAGCCGTTGCACAAACAGATCGACACCTGGCTAGTGAAGCCTTTAGGGGTATTGGCCAAAGGCAGGGAATGACAAATATCGACAGAGCTTGGGAAGTGGTACAAGAGGTCTGGAATCGAGCTGATGAGGCCGAAAGCATCGAATCTGATATGGCCATGACTTCAGAGCAGAGTAGGAAGGATTTGTGGAGAAGAGTGAGTGAAGACATGGGTATGACAATAGTATTTGGATAA
- a CDS encoding glycyl-tRNA synthetase 1 (similar to Aspergillus terreus NIH2624 XP_001218064.1) has product MANSRASSSESFSRSQFESLLKRRFFYTEAFEVYRTAPNYKGDNRGLYDYGPPGCALLANIVNEWRKHFVIEENMLEVDCTAITPEAVLKASGHVDKFADWMCRDPVKGEYLRADHLVETVLETRLSNSRMAGKDSKGKLERLDDATVGQYEGILAKIDNYDGPELGKLIKDLDIRNPNGNGKVEHPTAFNLMFASTIGPSSASPVYFRPETAQGQFLNFRKLLDYSQGTMPFASACIGKSYRNEISPRSGLLRVREFLLAEIEHFVDPESNKRHDRFDEVSDIKLPFLDKETQLSGRTDISHMSIGKAVDIKLVNNETLGYFLARVYLFLVKLGADPGRFRFRQHLDNEMAHYACDCWDAELLTSYGWIECVGCADRSAYDLTVHSRETGTPLTVREVRATPLEIREWRASLEKKLVGPRFKKDAKMIEFAIGKLDQDTLEGLAKELADKGVITIPTDELANGATSVELSSDICSIEQVTRVENMREYTPNVIEPAFGIGRILYCILEHVYWNRAHDTAREVLSLPILVAPTKVLLVPLSNNASFKPVIKSLATRLRSLGIANNVDSSSASIGRRYARNDELGTPLGITVDFDTLQDGSITLRERDSTAQVRAFEDEIVEAVRNLVGGSETWEEVVRRLPVFMGQSQDD; this is encoded by the exons ATGGCGAACTCAAGAGCCTCCTCCAGCGAAAGCTTCAGCCGCTCCCAATTTGAGTCGCTGCTAAAAAGACGCTTCTTCTACACCGAAGCCTTTGAAGTGTATCGAACCGCGCCAAACTACAAGGGTGACAATCGCGGCCTCTACGACTATGGCCCCCCCGGCTGCGCACTACTGGCGAACATCGTCAACGAATGGCGCAAGCACTTTGTCATTGAAGAGAATATGCTGGAAGTTGATTGCACGGCCATCACGCCAGAGGCGGTCTTGAAAGCGAGTGGTCACGTTGACAAGTTTGCGGATTGGATGTGCAGAGATCCGGTCAAGGGTGAATATCTACGTGCTGATCACCTCGTTGAAACGGTGCTGGAGACAAGGCTTTCGAATAGTCGAATGGCTGGCAAGGATAGTAAGGGCAAGTTGGAAAGGTTGGATGATGCCACTGTGGGACAGTACGAAGGTATTCTCGCCAAG ATTGATAACTATGACGGCCCTGAACTTGGCAAATTAATCAAGGACCTTGACATCCGCAACcccaatggcaatggaaagGTCGAGCACCCAACTGCCTTTAACCTCATGTTTGCATCCACCATCGGTCCCAGTTCCGCATCCCCAGTATACTTCAGACCCGAAACCGCACAAGGCCAGTTTCTCAACTTCCGAAAACTACTAGACTATTCCCAAGGCACCATGCCCTTCGCATCAGCCTGCATCGGCAAGTCCTACCGCAACGAAATATCCCCCCGATCAGGCCTCCTCCGCGTCCGAGAATTCCTCCTCGCAGAAATAGAACACTTTGTCGATCCAGAGAGCAACAAACGCCACGACCGGTTCGACGAAGTGTCTGACATCAAATTGCCCTTCTTGGATAAAGAGACGCAACTTTCTGGGCGGACAGACATCTCGCACATGTCTATTGGCAAAGCCGTTGACATTAAACTTGTGAACAATGAAACACTGGGCTATTTCCTCGCGCGAGTGTACCTTTTCctggtgaagcttggtgcTGATCCGGGCAGGTTTCGATTCAGACAGCATCTTGATAATGAGATGGCGCATTATGCTTGTGATTGCTGGGATGCAGAGCTGCTTACTAGCTATGGCTGGATAGAGTGCGTTGGCTGTGCGGATAGGAGCGCATATGACTTGACTGTTCATTCGAGAGAGACTGGCACGCCGTTGACTGTGAGGGAAGTGCGTGCTACGCCTCTTGAGATTCGGGAATGGCGGGCAtcgctggagaagaagcttgtGGGACCGCGGTTCAAAAAGGATGCCAAGATGATTGAGTTTGCTATTGGGAAACTGGATCAGGATACTCTCGAGGGATTAGCTAAGGAACTAGCTGACAAGGGCGTAATCACAATTCCAACGGATGAGCTTGCCAATGGCGCAACGTCTGTCGAGCTTTCGTCAGATATCTGTTCCATTGAGCAAGTCACTCGCGTTGAGAATATGAGGGAATACACCCCGAATGTCATTGAGCCTGCATTTGGTATCGGCCGGatactgtactgtattcTCGAACACGTCTACTGGAATAGGGCGCACGATACTGCTCGAGAG GTTCTCTCGCTGCCTATCCTCGTGGCACCTACAAAGGTGTTGCTAGTTCCACTGTCAAATAACGCTTCTTTCAAGCCTGTTATCAAGAGTCTTGCTACTCGGCTGAGAAGCCTGGGTATTGCTAACAATGTAGACTCGTCGAGCGCGTCTATTGGTAGGCGGTACGCAAGAAATGATGAACTTGGTACGCCGTTGGGCATTACTGTGGACTTCGATACTCTGCAGGATGGGTCTATTACTTTGCGGGAACGGGATTCTACGGCCCAGGTACGAGCGTTTGAGGATGAGATCGTTGAGGCAGTTAGGAATCTTGTTGGTGGGAGTGAGACGTGGGAGGAGGTAGTGAGGAGGTTGCCTGTGTTTATGGGGCAGAGTCAGGATGATTGA
- a CDS encoding lipase/esterase family protein (similar to Metarhizium acridum CQMa 102 XP_007812124.1) encodes MKAAVVLSFVAAAVAGAIEARDGHCGGDNCARQVTGTRDGLSPISSRKNDCSNFMKTTIVPDATTVTVTVTVDPDEPASLTKRGVEYRAATEAPTAVPAYASSCQNAGKYSSACSCWGITAVTTTAPVPTKTTTVTVTADYCEDL; translated from the exons atgaaggccGCCGTTGTTCTTTCTttcgtcgccgccgccgttgctGGTGCTATTGAGGCCCGTGATGGCCACTGTGGTGGTGACAACTGCGCTCGTCAAGTCACCGGAACTCGTGATGGCCTGAGCCCCATCTCTTCCCGCAAGAACGACTGCTCCAACTTCATGAAGACCACTATCGTCCCTGATGCTAC caccgtcaccgtcaccgtcactGTTGACCCTGATGAGCCCGCCTCTCTGACCAAGCGTGGTGTTGAGTACCGTGCCGCTACTGAGGCTCCTACTGCCGTCCCTGCCTACGCTTCCTCTTGCCAGAACGCCGGCAAGTACTCTTCTGCTTGCTCTTGCTGGGGTATCaccgccgtcaccaccactGCTCCCGTtcccaccaagaccaccaccgTTACCGTCACTGCCGACTACTGCGAGGACCTGTAA
- a CDS encoding alpha/beta hydrolase fold-3 (similar to Metarhizium robertsii ARSEF 23 XP_007824798.2), whose amino-acid sequence MILSVYRTITTWFRPLLVALFNPSIPLHLRWRTLCLQPITLLTYSINTIPYLFSRPFTVEYLPVFPSRSIRAIIFKHPGTGKGRPLRPLHVEIHGGSFIGGLAESNAHFDQRLAQETGAVIVSITYRFAPEHTFPCAIDDVDATIKWIQENAESKWGADPTLMTVSGFSCGGNLAMAATQQENCHAPAKTAFKAAVTFYGALDLRLEPGKKPKPADYPKSDPLEFLLPLFDAYAKAGRPAHMDDPRLHPGLAKRETLPERMLLVVAAIDILYEEQMAFKERINREARGDCEGDVVETFVADEGFHGYLEVPDAVVKKEVKDQAFSRAVEFLRKTYAMHGWEWA is encoded by the exons ATGATCCTCAGTGTCTACCGCACAATAACGACCTGGTTTCGCCCTCTTCTCGTCGCCCTCTTCAATCCCAGCATCCCCTTACATCTCCGCTGGCGAACACTCTGTCTCCAACCCATCACCCTATTAACATactccatcaacaccatccctTACCTCTTCTCCCGCCCCTTCACAGTCGAGTATCTCCCCGTCTTCCCCTCGCGCTCCATCCGagccatcatcttcaaacacCCCGGCACAGGCAAAGGACGTCCTCTTCGCCCGCTGCACGTCGAAATACACGGCGGCTCCTTCATCGGTGGCCTAGCAGAGAGCAATGCACACTTCGACCAACGTCTTGCCCAGGAAACTGGCGCCGTCATCGTCAGCATAACGTACCGCTTTGCGCCGGAGCACACCTTCCCCTGTGCGATTGACGATGTCGACGCCACGATCAAATGGATCCAAGAAAACGCAGAGAGTAAATGGGGCGCAGACCCGACGTTAATGACCGTCAGTGGTTTCTCATGCGGTGGGAAtcttgccatggcggcgacGCAGCAGGAGAATTGCCATGCGCCGGCGAAAACAGCATTTAAAGCAGCCGTAACGTTTTACGGTGCTTTGGATTTACGGCTGGAACCCGGAAAGAAACCGAAGCCGGCGGATTATCCCAAGTCAGATCCGTTGGAGTTTCTGCTGCCGCTGTTTGACGCGTATGCGAAGGCGGGGAGACCGGCACATATGGATGATCCAAGGTTGCATCCGGGGCTGGCGAAGAGGGAGACACTTCCTGAGAGGATGCTTTTGGTGGTTGCGGCTATTGATATCTTGTATGAGGAGCAGATGGCGTTTAAGGAGAGGATTAATAGGGAGGCGAGGGGGGATTGTGAgggggatgtggttgagacGTTTGTTGCGGATGAGGGGTTCCATGGGTACTTGGAAG TTCCTGATGCGGTTgtgaagaaggaggtgaAGGATCAGGCGTTTTCGAGGGCGGTTGAGTTTTTGAGGAAGACGTACGCGATGCATGGGTGGGAGTGGGCGTAG
- a CDS encoding WSC domain-containing protein (similar to Neosartorya fischeri NRRL 181 XP_001267095.1) has product MRRSLCSLTSLILISQLCTASRYPEMQYDPNTTKDCIEWYNNNGDKSCYETRRFFELTAEEFAQWNPTVGLDCKTWIWASYCVMTQQKLNMMSSVPIFPSKTTQISNSTSASSTLGPSPTAWGYLGCYADSLERPVLERRVSQAAGDPFLTVSSCEDSCYRLDFRISGVKAGNQCWCSGTVSGQWTKNETECNMSCAGDNAQICGGVNCLNVFKAAFPETSTRIESTRTDEGKVAQTSQSESGARRNMALFWGRVW; this is encoded by the coding sequence ATGAGGAGATCTCTGTGCTCACTTACGAGCCTCATCCTTATTTCGCAGCTCTGTACGGCGAGTCGTTACCCAGAAATGCAATATGACCccaacacaaccaaagaTTGCATCGAATGGTACAACAACAACGGCGACAAAAGCTGCTACGAAACCAGAAGATTCTTCGAACTCACCGCCGAGGAATTCGCCCAATGGAATCCCACAGTCGGCCTAGACTGCAAAACGTGGATTTGGGCATCCTACTGTGTCATGACCCAACAAAAACTGAACATGATGAGTTCTGTGCCGATTTTCCCCAGCAAAACGACACaaatcagcaacagcacaTCAGCTTCATCGACTCTTGGGCCCTCTCCAACCGCCTGGGGATATCTTGGCTGCTACGCTGATAGTCTGGAGCGCCCAGTCCTGGAGAGAAGGGTTAGTCAGGCTGCTGGTGATCCGTTCCTTACAGTCTCTTCGTGCGAGGACAGCTGCTACCGGCTTGATTTTCGAATATCTGGTGTCAAGGCGGGGAATCAGTGTTGGTGCAGTGGTACTGTGTCGGGTCAATGGACAAAGAATGAGACTGAGTGCAATATGAGTTGCGCTGGGGATAATGCCCAGATTTGCGGTGGCGTGAATTGCCTCAATGTTTTTAAAGCAGCCTTTCCTGAAACAAGTACTAGGATAGAGTCTACTCGCACGGATGAGGGTAAGGTCGCTCAGACAAGTCAGTCTGAGTCGGGGGCAAGGAGAAATATGGCCCTCTTTTGGGGACGGGTTTGGTAA